GTCGCTTTCCTCGGTCTGGTCTCCGCCGTCGGTCTCTTCCGGCGCATCGCCCTCGGTCTTGGAGGACCCCACCTGAGCGGCTTGGTCCTTGGCCTTGGTCAAGGCCGCACCCAGGATATCGCCGAGGCTGGCACCGGAATCGGTGGAGCCGTACTCGGCCATGGCCTTCTTCTCTTCCTCGACCTGCAGCTGCTTGATCGAGAGAGAGATCTTGCGGGTCTTACGATCGATCTGAGTGACCTTGGCATCGACCTTTTCGCCGACGGCGAAGCGGTCGGGCCGCTGATCGCCGCGGTCGCGGGCCAGGTCCGACTTGCGGATGAAGCCGGTCGCCCCGTCGGAAATCGCCACTTCGATGCCGCCGTCGGTCACCTCGGTCACCGTGCAGGTCACGACCTCGCCCTTCTTCAGGCCCTCCATCGCGGACTCGAAGGGATCGGAGGCAAGTTGCTTGATGCCCAGGCTGATCCGCTCCTTCTCGATGTCGACATCGAGAACCTTGACGTCGACGGTCTGACCCTTGCTGTAGTCCTTGACCGCCTCGTCGCCGGACTTCTCCCAATCGAGGTCGGAGAGGTGGACCATGCCGTCGATCTCGCCGGGCAGGCCGACGAAGAGGCCGAACTCGGTGATGTTCTTGACCTCGCCGGACAGGGTCGTACCGATCGGGTGCTTCTCGACGAAGTCATCCCAAGGATTGGACTGGACCTGCTTGAGCCCGAGTGAGATGCGGCGCTTGTTCTCGTCCACGTCCAGGATCATCACCTCGACCTCCTGGGAGGTGGAGACGATCTTGCCCGGATGGACGTTCTTCTTGGTCCAGCTCATCTCGGAGACGTGGACCAGGCCCTCGATGCCCGGCTCCAGCTCCACGAAGGCGCCGTAGTCGGTGATGTTCGTGACACGGCCGGTAAAGGCGGTCCCGACCGGGTACTTCGCCGAAACGCCTTCCCAGGGATCGGCCTCGAGCTGCTTCATGCCGAGGCTGATGCGCTGAGTTTCCGGATTGAAGCGGATCACCTGCACCTGCACCTGCTGGCCGATGGACAGCGCCTCGGTCGGATGGTTGATCCGGCGCCAGGAGATATCGGTGACGTGCAGTAGGCCGTCGACACCGCCGAGGTCCACGAAGGCGCCGTAATCGGTGATGTTCTTGACCACGCCGGTCAGTACCTGGCCTTCCTTCAGGCTCTCCATCAGCTCCTTGCGCTGATCGGCCCGATCCTCCTCCAGCACCGCGCGGCGCGAAACGACGATGTTGCCGCGCGAGCGGTCCATCTTGAGGATCTGGAAGGGTTCAGGCTTGTGCATCAGCGGCGTGACGTCGCGCACCGGGCGGATGTCGACCTGACTACCGGGCAGGAAGGCGGTGGCGCCCGACAGGTCGACCGTAAAGCCGCCCTTGACCCGTCCGTAGATATGACCGGTCACGCGCTCGGCCTTTTCGAAGGCCTTCTCCAGCAGGTTCCAGGCTTCCTCGCGACGGGCCTTGTCGCGGCTCAGCATGACCTCGCCGTGGCGATCTTCCATGCGCTCAAGGAACACCTCGACGTCGGCGCCGGGCTGGATCTCGCCCTCCTCGCCCGCCTTGGCGAATTCCTTCAGCGCGACACGGCCTTCCGACTTGAGGCCGACGTCGATAATCACGTTGTCGCCTTCGATGGCAATCACGCGGCCCCGGAGCACCGAGCCCTCGAGGGTCGATCCGCCAAGCTGCTCATCGAGCAAGGCGGCGAAATTCTCTTGCGGCGCAGTGGCGCTCGCTTGGATATCGGACATGCGGTTCGTCTTCCTTTCGTATCGTTCGCTATCCAGGCCGACCGGTTTTCTCCGGCGGTCTTCCCGACCGCAGAACGGGCTTGCCGCCTGTCCTGAACCGGGCTTGCTGAAACCTTCACTCTGCCTTGGCGGCCGCCAGCGTTTCGGCGACGATGCGTTGGGCCGCCCGAAAGGCCGCCTCGATGTCGAGCTCGCTGGTATCGAGCAGGACCGCGTCGTCCGCTGGCTTCAGAGGCGCGGTCGACCGCACGCTGTCGCGCGCATCCCGCTCCCGGATCTCCGCCAAAACCTGCGGGTATATAGAGGGCTCGCCGCGGTCGATCAACTCCCGATGCCGCCGCTCGGCCCGGACTTCCGGGCTGGCGACGACATAGATCTTAACGTCCGCGTCCGGACAGACCACCGTTCCGATGTCGCGGCCATCGAGCACGGCGCCGGCCCGGCCCTCCGGCGGTTGGGCCGCGAAGCCGCGCTGGAACTCCAGAAGTGCGCGGCGGACCCGCGGCTGCGCGGCGACCACGGAGGCGGCCGAGCCGACCGCCTGACTGCGCAGATCCGGGCGCTGCAGATCGGCCGGCGCGAGCGTCTCGGCGGCGGTCGCGGCCGCCTCCCGATCTTCCGGATCGCCAGCCTCCGCCAGCAGCTTGGCGGCAACGGCCCGGTAGAGCCCGCCGGTATCCAGATAGGCCAGATCGAAGGCGGCGGCGAGACGGCGGGCGAGCGTGCCCTTGCCGGAGGCCGCGGGCCCGTCCAAGGCAATCACCAGGGTCATGCGGCCTCGCTCTCCTCGATTTCGGCGCCCAGGCCCCGCAACAGCGACGCAAAGCCGGGAAAGGATGTCTCGATGGTGCGGCCGTCGTCGATCGTCACCGGCGCCTGTGCCGCCAGACCCAGCACCAGGAAGGCCATGGCGATCCGGTGATCCAGGTCCGCGGCGATCTCGGCCCCGCCCGGCACCGTCCCCGGCCCGCGCCCCAGCACGGTCAGGCTATCCTCGGTCTCCTCGACGGCGACGCCGCAGGCGGCCAGACCGCGCGCCACGGCGGCCAGACGGTCGCTTTCCTTGACCCGCAGTTCGCCGAGACCGCGGAAAACGCTGGTGCCCTGGGCGTAAGCCGCCGCGACGGCGAGCACAGGATATTCGTCGATCATCGCGGGCGCGCGCCCGGGCGGCACTTCGACCCCCTTCAGCGCGCTGGTCCGAACCCGCAGATCGGCGACCGGCTCGCCCGCCAACTCGCGCCGGTTCTCCAACGTCAGGTCGGCACCCATCTCGGCCAGCGTCTCGAAGAGACCGGCCCGTAGAGGGTTCACGCCGACGGCCGGCAGCGTCAGCTCCGACCGGTCGCAGATCAGACCCGCGACCAGAGGAAAGGCCGCCGAGGAGGGATCGCCCGGCACCGCGACCGGCGTTGCCGTCAGTTCCGGCTGGCCCAGCAGCGTGACCGCCCGTCCCTCCGGCCCGTCCTCGACCCGGAGTTCGGCACCGAAGGCCCGCAACATGCGCTCGCTATGGTCGCGCGTCGGCTCGGGTTCGATCGCGATCGTCTCGCCGGGCGCCGACAGGCCGGCCAGCAGCACCGCCGACTTGACCTGGGCCGAGGCCACCGGCAGGCGATAGACCTGCGGCGCCGGTGCGGCGGCACCTGTAATCGCGAGCGGTAGCCGCCCCGCGGAGCGCGCGATAAAGCTGGCACCCATGCGCGTCAGCGGATCGATGACCCGGCCCATCGGCCGGCGCCGCAGCGACGCGTCGCCGGTCGCGAAGGCGGTGAAGGGATGACCGGCCAAAACGCCGAGCAGCAAGCGAGCCGCAGTGCCGGAATTGCCGAAATCGAGTAGATCGTCGGGTTCGGCCAGGCCGCCGATCCCCACGCCGCGAACCCTCCAACATCCAGCCGCGTCGCGCCGCACCTCGGCGCCCAACTGGCCAAGAATACGGGCGGTCGCGCGAACATCCTCGCCCTCGAGCAGGCCGTCGATCCGCGTCTCCCCCACCGCCAAAGCCCCGAAAATCAGCGCGCGGTGCGAAATCGACTTGTCGCCCGGCACGGAAACCCGGCCGGACAGGGCCGTCGAGGGGTGGGCGACGAGCCTGGTCACGAGAGGCGGACCGAACAGGGAGATGTTACGCGAGCAAAGGGCACGAGGCTTCGGGTCGGCTGTGAAAACGAGGGCGACGAACTGCACATGACATCGGCCACGGGCGGCGCTCCCTAACACGATTGACCAAGCTGCGGTAGGGGCGGCGACACAGGTGACGACACGGCGGCGCGCGGATCGCGCGAGGCCGAGGTGAGAGGCAGGATCACGAGATAAGCGCGGCCCCGGAGCACCTGCTCGCCGACGTGAGCATTTGACTTCGTCCGCGCTGCATGGCAAGTGCGCGCCAGACTGATATCGGCGCGCTCCGCAGATTTGCGCAGGCGCGCTGCTCTCTTGAGTTCTGGAGGACCCAAGCCCGTGTCGAAACCCGAGTGGGGCGTTAAACGTATCTGCCAAGCCTGTGGCGCGAAGTTTTACGACTTTCAGCGCTCGCCTGTCGACTGCCCGTCCTGCGGTACCCAGTTCGATCCCGAGGCCTTCCTGAAGTCGCGTCGGGGCAAGCCGGCCAGGGAGAAGGAACCGCCGAAGAAGAAGGCACCCGAACCCGTCGAGGAAGAAGAAGAGGACGAGGTGGTCGCCGCCGACGACGAGGACGACTTGGTCGTCGAGGCGGATGAAGACGAGAGCGACGAGGACCTGGGCGACGTCGCCGTCGAGAAAGAAAAGGAATAAGCCGGAAGGCGCCGGTCCTCGGCCGAGGACCGGCCGTGCCGGGGAAAACACGATTTTCCCTTGCCAAGCCGGAAGGCGCTTTCTAATTTCCGCGCTCCGCAAAGGGGCTCGCGGTGTACTCGAGCGCAGTGAGTCACCGTCGCCAGGGCCCTGAACAGCGGATTAACGGACCACCCCAAGGGTCCGGCGAAGATTGGTTTCGGGGCCGTAGCTCAGTTGGGAGAGCGCTACAATGGCATTGTAGAGGTCGTCGGTTCGATTCCGTCCGGCTCCACCAGCTTTCTCTTAAGATTTAACCACTCTTCTCAGCCTACTCAGACAGCCGCTTGATGTCCCGTTGGACTGTCGGGACGAGCGGTCATGCTCCGATCCAGCGGATTTCGACTTGGCGGCGGCGCCAAAGCGGGCAAGCTGCCCGGCACTCGGCATGACCTTGCTGCTATTTCCACGTACTGCATCTGACGTGCAGTACTGGCGTGAATACTCACAAGGATTAAAGCCGAGAGCGTTCCCTAACGCATCTAAATTCAATTTATAATAGAAAATTTCTTTATAAATTATAAATTTTCTATTTCTGATTTAAATCAAATCCCATTGATTTTGGATCGCCCATCCTTCTCCCAGACCTCATGACTGCATCGTCGCTCCTGCCGAACGGAGGATGTTTCCGATGAACCTCAAAGACATGCTCGAAGCTCGTAAGGGCGGACAAGATCACGATCCAATCAAGGCCTTCGCTAGGGGCCATCTCTCTCTCACCATGTCTATTTTAGCTCGCTGGCCAGAGATCGAGCCCAAGCAAAAGTCCGAACATGTAGGGGTTTGGGCCGAGCAGATAACCAAGCACTATCAGCCTGTCATTGAGAAGTGGTTCTATGGAGAGAACACGCCCGACCTTCGGATGGCGTTTTACAAAGAGACACTAGAAGAGGCAGTTGCCCACCTGCTGGGGGACGACGCGCGCGACCCGGGCGAACGCGCATCCCTCGAAGCTAGTAAAATGCTGTCCAGGGCGAAGAACATATTGGAGATCGTCGCCAAGGAATTCGATCCGGACCTGATCGACCAGCTCTCTGCGCCCAGCAAACCGACCTGGGGTCAGCACGGTGCGCATTTCCTGGCCTATCGATTGTAGCGAAATGCTCGTGTCTCAATAGCCAACCGGCCGCTGTTGCAGCGTGCCCTCCAAGGTGACTGTGCTGTCATGATACAGCCCCTTGTCTTTACACTGGTCGCGAAAGTCACTCAGTCGTGCAATCTCCGCTGCACGTACTGCTACAGCTCCCGACCCGGCTCTCCGATCATGACCCAGGAGATCCTGACCGATCTCATAAGTGCAAGCCGGCAATTGGAGGCGGCGGCGATCAACATCGTCTGGCATGGCGGCGAACCGACCTTGGCAGGGCTTCCGTTCTATGAAAAGGCGATAGGCCTGCAGACCGAAATCTCGCGCCAAACTGGGATTGTTTTCACCAACGCGATCCAAACCAATGCAACGCTCCTGACCTCGGCCTGGGCCGCCTTTCTTGCCGAAAACCACTTCGATGTGGGCGTTAGCGTCGACCCAGACCTCCGAGACATGGCTGTACAGCGCCGCTTTAGGCATGGTTCTGCGGCCACTCAAGCCGCGCTGCAGGGGATTGCGCTCTTAAGACAGGCGCGAGTCACTCCTGGTGTTATGTGCGTTCTCGACCCCCATTCTCCACCAGATGCCAGAGCTCTGCTGGACTGGCTGCATCTGCACGGCCTCGACTCCGTCTCTCTAAACGCGGAGTTCAGCGCACGCATCCAGCCCGGTCGGGCTTGGTCGCTGTTTCTGACCGATCTGCGAAAAGAAATCCTTCAATCCACAGCGCGCGAGAAGATCGTCATCAAGGAGCTTTTGCTGGCGGCCACCGATCCGAAGCAGCGCTCCGCGATGGGTTTGTTCGACGCTTGTCATCCCGGCTGGCCTTGCACCGAAACCATTCACGCCATTGGTCAAGACGGTTCGATCTATTTTGGATGCGACCGCTTCTCAGGCGACGCAACCGAGCAAACCAGACGTTTTCGCTTGGGACACGTTTCCAAAGGTGGATTCAAGTCGGCACGGCAATCGGCTGCCTTTAGAGAACACGCGCAGGAAGTTCAGCGGCAACGCAGCTACTGCGCCAAAAGCTGTTCAGCCTTCGACAGCTGCGATGGTGGGTGCGTTGCCGATTGGATGCTCGCCCCGGAAACCGTCACAAAAACGAGACCCGACACTGCCTTTTGCGACGGCATCGCAGCCTTGAGGGAAGTTTGCCGTGACCACTAACTTGCAAAAATCCTCCCGTTCTTGCCTTGAGGCAAGAAGTCGATCGAACACTGCGAGTCAGCCGCGCGGTTACCTGACCGTGCTCGCCAAGCCGGTGAGCAAATGCAACCTTCGTTGCGCCTTCTGCTATCAGTCACTCAACAATGCGGATCGCATGGGTGTCATGCCTCGATCCGTCATGCACAAACTGACGGATCGTATCAATGAACACTCCGGCTCGGACGTCAGTCTACAGTGGATCGGCGGCGAGACGCTGCTTCCTGGAATCGGCTTTTTTAGCGAGGCCGAAGAAAGGGTGACATCGAAAACGGTCGACTACGCGATCCAAACGAACGGGACACTCTTCACAAATGACTGGATCGAATTTTTTTCCAAACGAAGCAATTATCAGCTGTCAATCAGCTTCGAGGTGTTTTCGCATCTTCAGAACGGCATTCGCGTTGGCCGCGGCCGCTTCAAAGACAGCTATTCCATTCTGACCGAAGCGCTGTCGGCACTCAACACAGCCGAGATCGACTACGGCATTCTCACGGTAGTAGAGGCCGAGACGATCCAGATAGATCCGGCTGAATGGTTGGATAAGGTCATATCGCATGGCATCCGGAGAATCGGCCTACAATTGTCGTACGATCAAGTCTACTCCGGTGACCTGACGATCGTGCAGCGGTACCTGGAGTGGCTGGACGGCCTCTTCACCGCTCAAGCCACTCACAATCAGTTGGTCGAGGATCCCCGGAAACGCTTGCTGATCCGTGAGAGTTTTTATCTCTACAACATGATCACGCGGCCGCAACGTGCCGTCTCCTGCTGCCATCACACGGAAAGCCCCTGTACCGACTACATGGTGACCGTGGATCAGCAAGGAATCGCCTATGCGCACTGCGATAGTTTCATGGGTGTGCGGAGCGCAGAAGGGACCGGCTATAGGTCGGGCTCGATCATGCAGAACAGCTTCGAAGAGTTGATCGCATCGGAGCTCGCACAAACGATTAGAGAACAACTCGCAGCCGGTCGAAAAAAGTGCGAAGGCTGCAGCTATTTCAATCTATGCAAGGGCGGCTGCGGCTTCTTTAAGGGGCGTGGCGGAAATCGGATCGATCTTGGTTTTGGCGATGACATAGACGCCTATTGCGCGATCAAGATCGGCTTGTTCTCCTTTGTGATCGATGCTGAGAAGCGTCGCACCGTGTTGTCCGCCAACACCTGTTTCGCCAACTGAACACCGCTTCAAGCCGTCGCACGAACCTCTGGAGGAGCGAGAGCCGCGGTGGTGTCGAAACTCCGCTTGCCGCGGTCGGCTTGCCGCCACTCACCGGAGCTTCGCCGTCATAGAGGCCGAAGGCCCGGGTGAGTGCAGTCGGTAGCTTTCGGAGAATCCGATCGTCAACCTGCCTCTCCCGCGATTTCCGCTCTTCGCGTTCCGAACAGCTCGACCAGGGCATCCATCACGATCCGCACGCGCGGAACATCCCGCAGATCGCTGTGTACCAATAGCCACTGATCGGTCGCGGCCTCCGCGATTGGGGGCGTGAGGCGCACCAGAGCCGGATCGGCATCCCCCAGAAAACAGGGCAGTACGCCGACGCCGCCACGATTACGGATCGCGTCGGCCACGACAGCACCGTTGTTGCTGCGCACGGCCGGCTTGCGCTCACCCAGCAGCGCCGTCTGCCAGGCTTGACCGGGCATGTAGTGGTGTGCCTCGTCGTAGCCGACCCATGGCAGATCCGTCAGGGTCTCGGGCGCCGCGCCGGCGCGTTCGGCGAAGGCGTCAGCGCCGTAGACCGCATAGGCGAAGGTCGCGAGCTTGCGCCGCACCACACGGGCCAGGTCGGGAAGCTGCGGGCGAATGTTGAGGTCGGCCTCGCGCCGCGAGAGGTTTGCGGAGAGGTGGGCGACCGCGACCTCGAACTCGATGCACTGATGGCTCTCGCGTAGAGCGGCGAGATGGCGCGACAGAAAGTCCGCGATGGTTTCGTCGACGGAGATCCGCACGGTGCCGAGATGCGTTGCCGAAAGACCGACGGAACGCCGGCGAATGGCCTCGGCGGCTTGCTCCATCGCCTTCACGTCATGCAGCAGTTCCAGAGCCGAGCCGGTCAGCTGAAAACCCTCGGGCAGGCGGTCAAACAGACGCGTGCCGAGGTCGGCCTCCAGGGTCTTGATGCGCCGGGCAACCGTGGGGTGGCTGACACGCAGGCGCCGGGCTGCGGCCGTCAGGCTGCCTTCCTCGGCCAGGGCGAGAAAGGTGCGGAGATTGTCCCAGTCGCCGATCATGCCCTCAGCATGCCGCCTCGCGCGGCGGATTACATGTAAATTTTCGTTCAGTCGGTCTTCAGAAAGGTGCAGAGACGAACACTCACGTTCGGAACTACCCTGTTACCGTCACTCGCAAGACCGGAGCCGCGCGATGCATTTCGAGCCACGTCTATGGAAATTCACGAAGGGCGTCCGCTGGCGCATTGCCTATGCCGTCTTGATCGGCCTGCTGGCGGTGGCACTCGGCGTCGGACGGCTGGCCCTGCTCGGCTGGTTGATCGCACAGGTCTTCGCCGGGGCGGGTCCGAGCGAACTGGTCTGGCTGATCGCGGCGGTGGCGGGTGCCATGGTTCTAAGAGGCGTCTTCGAGCAGTGGCGGGCGACAGTGGCGCACCGGACCGCCGCAGTCGTTCAGAAGCGCCTGCGCCGGGCACTGTTCGACCGCCTCGCGGCGCTCGGTCCCGCTTACGTCGGATCGAAGCGCGCCGGCGACCTGACCCTGACCCTCGCGGACGACGTGGAGCAGCTCGAAACCTACTTCGGCAAGTATCTGCCGCAGCTTCTCGTCGCACTGCTCACGCCCTTTCTGATTTTCGCCTTTGTCGCCTGGCTCGACCTGCCGGTCGCCGGGGTTCTGCTCGCCTTCGCGCTGCTCGCGCTCTTCGCGCCCGCGCTCTGGCAAGCCGCGAACAGCGCGCAGTCCAACGCACGCAGCCGGGCCTACGGGGACTTTGCCGCTGAACTGGTCGACTCGATTCAGGGGCTAGCCACGCTGCAGGCCTTCGGGCGCTCGCGGGACCGGGCCCGGCTCCTGTCGGAGAAAGCGGACCATCTCTCCAGCACGACCATGCGCGTTCTGGCGACAAGTGCCTTGACGCGCGGCATCTCGGATACCTCGATCGCCGTCGGTGCGGCCCTGGCCTTGACCTTGGGCGCCTTCCGTGTCGAAGCCGGGCAGATGGCGCTGGCGGAACTGCTGGTGATCCTGATGGTCGGCGTGGAGGTGTTCCGCCCGATGCGCGATCTGCGGACCGTGCTGCACGAGGGGATGATGGGGCTGTCGGCGGCTCAGGGCATCTACCGCTTGTTCGACGCCGTCCCCCTCGTGGCCGACGCGGAGGTGAGGCCACCCGCCACGCTCGCACCGACCGTCGCCTTCGAGCAGGTGCGCTTCGCCTACCCCGGGACCGACCGCCGCGTGCACGAGGCGCTCTCGTTCAAGGTCGAGGCCGGGGAGCGCATCGGCATCGTCGGGGCATCGGGCATCGGCAAGTCCTCCATCGTACGGCTGCTGCTCCGCTTCTACGAACCGGACGCGGGCACCATCCGGATCGGCGGCGAGGATTTGAGACGCCTGCCCTTCGAGGCGATCAGGTCCCGCGTCGCCGTCGTCCAGCAGGACGCCTTCCTGTTCCACGGTACGCTGCGCGACAACATCCGCTTCGGCAGGCCGGACGGCTCGGAGGCGGAGATGATCGCGGCGGCCAAAGCAGCGAACATCCACGACTTCGTTCTATCTCTGCCAAAGGGTTACGACACCCAGATCGGCGAGAAGGGGATCAAGCTGTCCGGCGGTCAGCGCCAACGGGTCGCCATTGCCCGCGCCCTGTTGCGCGACGCACCGATCCTGGTGCTCGACGAAGCCCTCTCGGCGGTCGACGCCGAGAACGAAGCGGCGATCCAGGGCGCGCTCGACACGCTGATGAAGTCTCGTACGACGCTGGTGCTGGCACATCGCCTGTCCAGCGTCATCGGCTGCGACCGCATTCTGGTACTCGACGGCGGCCGGGTGGCGGAGTCCGGCAGCCACGCCGAGCTGATGGCAGAGGGCGGACTCTACGCGGCTCTGATGGCCGAACAGGCCCAGGACACGGCGGCCGAGACCCCGGACGCCCTGCTTTCCGACAATCCGGAGCAAGGCGCACCGGCGGCGGAATACCGGCCCGAGACGGCTTTGCCCGCCGCGGCACGACAGGCCCCGACCGAGGGCGTCGTGGCGGCGGAGGGACTCGGCTGGAGCCGGTTGGCCTTGCTGCTGCTCGGCCTGATCCGCCCCTGGCGCTGGAAGATGACGGCCACCTTCCTGTTCGGGGTGACCCGCGTTCTCGCCTTCATTGCCGTCGGCCTGATCAGTGCCCTGATTCTGCTGAACCTGAAGAACGGTCAGGACTTCCGCGCCTACCTGCCCTGGCTGGCGGTCGCCGCCCCCTTGGCCGGGCTCCTGCACTGGGCGGAATCCTGGCTGGCCCACGACGTCGCCTTCCGCCTGCTGGCGCGGATGCGGATCTCGCTCTTCGAAACGCTCGACCGGCTCGGGCCAGCCTACCTGGTCCGCCGGAGGACGGGTGACCTCATGGCGATCGCGACCCACGACGTGGAGATGGTGGAGTACTTCTTCGCCCATACCATCGCGCCGGCCTGTGTCGCGGTTCTGGTGCCGACGGCCGTCGTGGCGATCCTCGCCGCCTTCGACCCCTGGCTCGCGATCGCGCTGCTGCCCTTCCTGCTGGCGGTGGGTCTCAGTCCCTGGCTGATGCGGCGAACGGTAGACGCTTTGGGCTCCAGCGCGAAGGAGGCGGCCGGCGAACTCGCGGCCCATGCCGTCGACACGGTCCAAGGCCTGGGAGAGATTGTCTCGAGCTGCCAGGAGACGCGGCGCGG
The window above is part of the Algihabitans albus genome. Proteins encoded here:
- a CDS encoding TIGR02300 family protein, encoding MSKPEWGVKRICQACGAKFYDFQRSPVDCPSCGTQFDPEAFLKSRRGKPAREKEPPKKKAPEPVEEEEEDEVVAADDEDDLVVEADEDESDEDLGDVAVEKEKE
- the rpsA gene encoding 30S ribosomal protein S1, producing MDSERYERKTNRMSDIQASATAPQENFAALLDEQLGGSTLEGSVLRGRVIAIEGDNVIIDVGLKSEGRVALKEFAKAGEEGEIQPGADVEVFLERMEDRHGEVMLSRDKARREEAWNLLEKAFEKAERVTGHIYGRVKGGFTVDLSGATAFLPGSQVDIRPVRDVTPLMHKPEPFQILKMDRSRGNIVVSRRAVLEEDRADQRKELMESLKEGQVLTGVVKNITDYGAFVDLGGVDGLLHVTDISWRRINHPTEALSIGQQVQVQVIRFNPETQRISLGMKQLEADPWEGVSAKYPVGTAFTGRVTNITDYGAFVELEPGIEGLVHVSEMSWTKKNVHPGKIVSTSQEVEVMILDVDENKRRISLGLKQVQSNPWDDFVEKHPIGTTLSGEVKNITEFGLFVGLPGEIDGMVHLSDLDWEKSGDEAVKDYSKGQTVDVKVLDVDIEKERISLGIKQLASDPFESAMEGLKKGEVVTCTVTEVTDGGIEVAISDGATGFIRKSDLARDRGDQRPDRFAVGEKVDAKVTQIDRKTRKISLSIKQLQVEEEKKAMAEYGSTDSGASLGDILGAALTKAKDQAAQVGSSKTEGDAPEETDGGDQTEESDEQK
- a CDS encoding radical SAM/SPASM domain-containing protein, translating into MIQPLVFTLVAKVTQSCNLRCTYCYSSRPGSPIMTQEILTDLISASRQLEAAAINIVWHGGEPTLAGLPFYEKAIGLQTEISRQTGIVFTNAIQTNATLLTSAWAAFLAENHFDVGVSVDPDLRDMAVQRRFRHGSAATQAALQGIALLRQARVTPGVMCVLDPHSPPDARALLDWLHLHGLDSVSLNAEFSARIQPGRAWSLFLTDLRKEILQSTAREKIVIKELLLAATDPKQRSAMGLFDACHPGWPCTETIHAIGQDGSIYFGCDRFSGDATEQTRRFRLGHVSKGGFKSARQSAAFREHAQEVQRQRSYCAKSCSAFDSCDGGCVADWMLAPETVTKTRPDTAFCDGIAALREVCRDH
- the cydC gene encoding thiol reductant ABC exporter subunit CydC, which produces MHFEPRLWKFTKGVRWRIAYAVLIGLLAVALGVGRLALLGWLIAQVFAGAGPSELVWLIAAVAGAMVLRGVFEQWRATVAHRTAAVVQKRLRRALFDRLAALGPAYVGSKRAGDLTLTLADDVEQLETYFGKYLPQLLVALLTPFLIFAFVAWLDLPVAGVLLAFALLALFAPALWQAANSAQSNARSRAYGDFAAELVDSIQGLATLQAFGRSRDRARLLSEKADHLSSTTMRVLATSALTRGISDTSIAVGAALALTLGAFRVEAGQMALAELLVILMVGVEVFRPMRDLRTVLHEGMMGLSAAQGIYRLFDAVPLVADAEVRPPATLAPTVAFEQVRFAYPGTDRRVHEALSFKVEAGERIGIVGASGIGKSSIVRLLLRFYEPDAGTIRIGGEDLRRLPFEAIRSRVAVVQQDAFLFHGTLRDNIRFGRPDGSEAEMIAAAKAANIHDFVLSLPKGYDTQIGEKGIKLSGGQRQRVAIARALLRDAPILVLDEALSAVDAENEAAIQGALDTLMKSRTTLVLAHRLSSVIGCDRILVLDGGRVAESGSHAELMAEGGLYAALMAEQAQDTAAETPDALLSDNPEQGAPAAEYRPETALPAAARQAPTEGVVAAEGLGWSRLALLLLGLIRPWRWKMTATFLFGVTRVLAFIAVGLISALILLNLKNGQDFRAYLPWLAVAAPLAGLLHWAESWLAHDVAFRLLARMRISLFETLDRLGPAYLVRRRTGDLMAIATHDVEMVEYFFAHTIAPACVAVLVPTAVVAILAAFDPWLAIALLPFLLAVGLSPWLMRRTVDALGSSAKEAAGELAAHAVDTVQGLGEIVSSCQETRRGAELDRLSSRHIAQRLAFFRQLAAQHSLIEVFTGLGGLAVVTVGAMQVAAGNLDAGLLPLLTLVSLSAFLPVSEIAQIGHQLADTLGAARRIHAVESERPTIEERSDAARQRDPVPAEPEPSIALQDVTFRYPGADRPALAEVSFEVSAGRTLALVGPSGAGKSTIAQLLLRFWDPTKGQVALGGSDLRALGLDDLRERIALVAQDTYLFNDTLEANIRLARPDASQADLRAAIDRAALGDLVAALPDGLATPVGERGSSLSGGQRQRVAIARAFLKDAPILILDEATSHLDAVNEGLIRRALEALRAGRTTLVIAHRLSTVRSADRIVVLDRGRVVESGSHDSLLAMGGLYARLVGRQGSLGRSAAE
- a CDS encoding radical SAM/SPASM domain-containing protein, giving the protein MTTNLQKSSRSCLEARSRSNTASQPRGYLTVLAKPVSKCNLRCAFCYQSLNNADRMGVMPRSVMHKLTDRINEHSGSDVSLQWIGGETLLPGIGFFSEAEERVTSKTVDYAIQTNGTLFTNDWIEFFSKRSNYQLSISFEVFSHLQNGIRVGRGRFKDSYSILTEALSALNTAEIDYGILTVVEAETIQIDPAEWLDKVISHGIRRIGLQLSYDQVYSGDLTIVQRYLEWLDGLFTAQATHNQLVEDPRKRLLIRESFYLYNMITRPQRAVSCCHHTESPCTDYMVTVDQQGIAYAHCDSFMGVRSAEGTGYRSGSIMQNSFEELIASELAQTIREQLAAGRKKCEGCSYFNLCKGGCGFFKGRGGNRIDLGFGDDIDAYCAIKIGLFSFVIDAEKRRTVLSANTCFAN
- a CDS encoding LysR family transcriptional regulator, which produces MIGDWDNLRTFLALAEEGSLTAAARRLRVSHPTVARRIKTLEADLGTRLFDRLPEGFQLTGSALELLHDVKAMEQAAEAIRRRSVGLSATHLGTVRISVDETIADFLSRHLAALRESHQCIEFEVAVAHLSANLSRREADLNIRPQLPDLARVVRRKLATFAYAVYGADAFAERAGAAPETLTDLPWVGYDEAHHYMPGQAWQTALLGERKPAVRSNNGAVVADAIRNRGGVGVLPCFLGDADPALVRLTPPIAEAATDQWLLVHSDLRDVPRVRIVMDALVELFGTRRAEIAGEAG
- the aroA gene encoding 3-phosphoshikimate 1-carboxyvinyltransferase, which encodes MFGPPLVTRLVAHPSTALSGRVSVPGDKSISHRALIFGALAVGETRIDGLLEGEDVRATARILGQLGAEVRRDAAGCWRVRGVGIGGLAEPDDLLDFGNSGTAARLLLGVLAGHPFTAFATGDASLRRRPMGRVIDPLTRMGASFIARSAGRLPLAITGAAAPAPQVYRLPVASAQVKSAVLLAGLSAPGETIAIEPEPTRDHSERMLRAFGAELRVEDGPEGRAVTLLGQPELTATPVAVPGDPSSAAFPLVAGLICDRSELTLPAVGVNPLRAGLFETLAEMGADLTLENRRELAGEPVADLRVRTSALKGVEVPPGRAPAMIDEYPVLAVAAAYAQGTSVFRGLGELRVKESDRLAAVARGLAACGVAVEETEDSLTVLGRGPGTVPGGAEIAADLDHRIAMAFLVLGLAAQAPVTIDDGRTIETSFPGFASLLRGLGAEIEESEAA
- the cmk gene encoding (d)CMP kinase, with protein sequence MTLVIALDGPAASGKGTLARRLAAAFDLAYLDTGGLYRAVAAKLLAEAGDPEDREAAATAAETLAPADLQRPDLRSQAVGSAASVVAAQPRVRRALLEFQRGFAAQPPEGRAGAVLDGRDIGTVVCPDADVKIYVVASPEVRAERRHRELIDRGEPSIYPQVLAEIRERDARDSVRSTAPLKPADDAVLLDTSELDIEAAFRAAQRIVAETLAAAKAE